A stretch of DNA from Cryptomeria japonica chromosome 4, Sugi_1.0, whole genome shotgun sequence:
gaagagatgcatcaagaagacatggaggttgatatttcatcctctacagttggTAGCAGCAACCATGAGGTTCATCAGACACAAAGAAATACTCAGGAGTTAGTGGGAATtcctaggaggagtagtagacaaTGGAAACAACCAGCTAAGTTTgatgactatgttgcattagttagtcagttggtagatagtgaaccttctagctatcaggaggctgcacaacatcaagtgtggcaagatgctatggttgaggagtatacttcaattatgcagaatgatgtttgggaggtagtgcctagaccaatGGATAGAGTTGTGGTTGGATCAcgttggatctataagatcaagcacggtgcagatggtagcatcaagaaatacaaggcaaggtttgtggcaaaagggttctctcagaaggagggaatagactatgaggagacattttctccagttgccaggtatacttctatatCAGCTGTAATCTCAATTTCACCacaaatgggatggcagatccatcaaatggatgtcaagacaacgttcctcaatggtgagttgaaagaggaggtatacatagaacaaccagaaggctttgtagtacacaacaaagagacccacgtgtgtagattaaagagagctttgtacagactcaagcaggctcccagagcatgtTATGAAcgcattgatagttacttgcaggacatgggctttgtgaagagtgagccggatgctaatctctactacttggtggttgggggtgagattctcattcttgttctatatgtggatgacttgtttctaacaggttcactagggctcatagaagagtgcaagagggaccttgcagtagagttcaagatgaaggatttgggacttatgcactactttctaggcatggaggtatggcagacagatggagagattttccttggataggggaaatattgcattgaaatcttgaaaaggttcaggatggaagattgcaaagccatgtctacacctatgatcacgaattggaggaaggtagatacatccagggagaaggatgtagatcccacattattcaggcagttgattggttctctcatgtatttggtcaacaccaggccagatatagcTTTTGCAGTTAAcactcttagtcagttcatggttgagCCAAAGGGAGTGCATTGGACAGCGGCAAAGCATGTGCTGCGTTATTTGCGAGGTATAATCAagtatgggattagatatgctcgaggtgaaggaatcaggttgatgggctatattgacgcagattgggcaggcagtacaaTAGACAAGAGGAACACTTCAAGGTGTTGTTTCAGTCTGGGATcaggagttgtctcttggttcagTAGGAAGCAGAAGTCTGTGGCTATGAGTTTTGCAGAGTTGgaatacatagcagctagcatggcgacatgtgaagctatatggcttcaaAAGTTgatagtagccttgtttggtcagaaggtggagactaccgtgatacactgcgacaatcaaagttgcattaagttgactgagaatctggtgtttcatgataggtcgaaacatatagacatcaggtatcacttcatcagagattgtgtACATCGTGGAGTTGTTTAGCTACAGTTTATACCTACAGATCAACAggtagcagacattctgacaaaggcattAGGGAAggcgaaattcaccttcttcagagagaagttgggtgtcatgcagaatagcttcctcgctaagagggagtgttagtttgttagcttggatagctgtttgtccatttgctaaataattagtaaataattattttctaacaaatgtagttagagttcaaacaacttttattaattatttgactctttcTAGAAACTTCCAGCAACCaaatttggttagggttgtttagttgtttttaatctcagtcattgattgagaattaatcttgaccgttggttttccaacgagagtagtatataagggggttagggggcatttggaaaacatcgaatgaattgtgtgaagaacttgcagtgttagcaagggcgtAGTGATAGCATTGGGATAGTAGCGGGGTGGAATATTAGCAGGAGGATTAGGAGATCGTCAGagctctgccagtaagaggcaagcaatatttgtatctcttaatttgctAAAGATTCATATATTTCTCATCTgtagtactggttttcccttcggggtttttTAGGGACAATTTTccgaaaatattgtgttcattgtgttgcgcatttttatgagtttgtgaaattgcagttgtgttatttcccaatatttgttgctcaaataatctatcaaagataggaggataataatcagtaaCTATAATAGATTTTCTATAGTGTGAATATCTCTGTTTAGGCAAATGATCCGTGGAGTTTCCATTCAAGACAGGAGGCATAGATCGGGTTGTTCGAGCCATTCCATTTTTGGTTGAATCTCTTTGATTGTCGTGATCTTGTTGTCTATATCATGCCATTATCTGATCACATATTCCTGATAATGATTGAATGATGAGGCATGGACATCATATTCATCCTCACATGAAGCACATATTCCTACCAGTAGCAGATTGCTGACGCGCAGGCATTTAGGTTTCTTGCTACTTTCTCGGGTGCAAGGGCTGATCAGGTGGGCTCGATCGATTTTTGGTGAGGCATTTGACCTTTTAGTCCCACATCACTGATGATGGAAGTCTTGTTCATCTCTCTCTTAATGATGTGACTATTCGAGAGATGCACGATCCTGAGGTGGTCATTGCTACAAGCACAGTTGATCATGCAGCTTGTTTGTATAGATTTTATGGATTCGAGTCTTCATCAGGATCATCCCTTATTGCTCTTGCAGATTCTGAGAGCAAGCTTTTGGCACAAATTTTGTGGGCACTTAAATGCCCTTGAATTAAAGATATCTTTAGTAGTTGAATACATAAAACTTGGTGATTGGTCTATGTGATATCTCTTGTTCAAATGGAGTTTGTTAAGGTTGTGTTCTTGGAAAACATCATAAAGATCCATTTCCTAAGGGTTTGGCCACACAAGCTTTTGCTCCCCTTGAGTTGGTGCAAAGTGTCATTCTCCACTCCTTCATTTGTaggggccaagtatgtgctcacctTTATTGATGGTTTTTCTAGGCACACATGGGTGCACtttttgaagtaaaggatgagtttCTTTGGCATTTTATGACCTTGCATTTGTAGAGAAATAGTTGAGAATAGAACCTTACTTGAGATGGCCAATTGTAGCTTCAGTCTAGGTCCATGGCTACAACATTTCAGGCAGAGGTTTTCAATTGAGGCAACTACATTAAGAAGCATATGCCTCACAAGCTAGTGCAGAATATGACTCccaaggaggcttggtctcatttcaagcccaaggtgtcatttttttaGTATTTGGCAGTGATGTATGGACATTCATTCTAGATGGTAGgcacaagacaatggagaagaagagtcaatggttcatctttgttggctattgtgaggatgtgaagggttgttgtttgtttgatgctatcATTTGAGAGGTATATATTTTTCATGATATTTATTTTGGAGATTCTTTTACACAGGGGCTTCattagctaggcaatattatatcatgtgcattcatattggaaGGTTTAATATGTTGAAAAGTGAGAACTATATATTGCgtatctagtgaaaatagggggagTTTTAATTTGGgttatgaaaaaatataatatttggtgaaaataggaggggttttaattcaagttgtgtattgggagggggtgacaaaaaagtaGTTTAGAGTAGTATTTTTTGagaatagggggattctttagtatgccatgaacgcacatgatataaccgaggttcactaagtgaagcctctGTGTTCTTTCACCCTAATGGATTCCCCATCACAAGTCTCTACCTCCCCTCTTCCTAGTTATTCTTCAGAAGATGTTTTTCTTCCACAGGATGATGGTGATGattattttgatgatgttgttccTGATGATGATGGTATTGATCTAGTTGTTGACATTACTCCACCTTCTCCTTCTCCTCCACTTGCACCCCATCGACCCTTATAGGCTCATACACTTCTTGAGGATGTTGGAACTGCTGTAGGTGATCCCATAGCTACACGCTACACTTGTTCCCACACTTCAGGTGTTTAGGAAGCTAAAAATCATGTGTTAAAAGAACATGAGTAAAAAATTTacataaatattgtgttatgtgttgaTTTCTCTTGTTCTATATTTCTTCTCGATTGTATTTATTTACATAAAATTGCAATATTTCTTTGTTTATCTACTAGTTAATTTTAGATTATCAATTGAATTCCATCTTTTTAGTTTATAGTtatttatcttcatttctaatgATTGACTTGTGAAAATGCACCCTCTTGGATTTTAGAAGGAGACTCCTTGAGTATAAAAAAACGATTATAGAAATATTTAAGTCAACATCTTTGATACAATTTTAAAAATTGTAATATATAACTAAACCATTTTACTcacacatataaaataaaaaatataaataaaactaatagttattctattttttataataatatactATACAAATAATCTTAAAATAATATATTTCAATACAATTTCTCCAAATTATCATATTAAAAATTAACTCCCTAAAACTAATACAAATTTGAATAAACATTTTAATACTAATACATTATTAAAATAactttattacaaaatttaaaaaaacttcCAATAAAATATACAGATTTCACCATTACTAATTACCTTAAAATAACCCGTTTAAAGGTAAAAGCCTTTCAAAGAACAACTGAAATTTCAAGCGAAGAGAAATCATCAAAGGCACTGTAGAAGGCAAAAACTTGAAAGATGCATGTGTAATTTTATGTTATACTTATGTCTGGTTTACTTCGTCTTTACAGCTTTGGTAGAATAACCTAGAAGCTTCGTTCTACCTTGAGACTTGTGTGTCAATTCAGAACCCGAGGATTCGTTCTCAACAAAAATTATGAATTGAAAAGTGAATGTGTTCCACCAAGACAAAACGTAGACGTGTTATCCCTGACCAGAGCTTTCTTTATGGCTATCAAACAGCATAAAGAATCTTGTTATGTATGAATACACTCTGTACAACAGAGTGAAATTGAAGTCCTGAAAAAACAGTTCTCCCTGACAGTCTAAAACAGCTAATAAACACAGTAAAATACAATTATTTTGGGCTTCTGACAACTAAAGTAACGTTCCCTCTGCCCATCTTTTCAAGCACACGCACGCAGCCTGCAGAAATTTGACTCGACCGGTTAAAACTGGAGAAGGCAGTTTCACCTTTAAATACCACTTTATTAGTGTGAATCCGCCGCCGCATGCAAATTCAACGCTGATCTCTATAAAAGTGAAACGCGTTCCAACTCATCCATACAACGCACCTATTAACGGCCTTCTCCGAATGGATTCCTTAATCCCATTCCTTACACAAGCCTTCCTGTATATATAGGGGACATATTTCTCTACTGCCATTGCAACTTTGCTCGTTGATATTTTACTAGTAGAGCGTCTTCACTTCATTTCACAATGGAACTATTGCTATGTTTCCTACTCCTAAGCCTTGCACTGTCATTCTCCCACCTTGTTTCTGCAAGTTTTCATGATCAATTTGACATCACATGGGGAAATGGTCGAGCTAATATACTCGAGAATGGCGAATTGCTCAACGTTTCTCTCGACCAGACCTCAGGTATATAAAATATCCATATTAACTTTTACTTCCTGCAGATGAGTATGCTGAGCTGACCTTTTATCTTTTCCTCTGTCTGAACACAGGTTCTGGGTTCCAATCGAAGAGAGAATTTCTATTTGGCAAGATTGATATGCACATTAAGTTGGTGGCGGGTAACTCGGCAGGCACTGTTACTGCATACTATGTAAGTCTTGTCTATTGTAGCCCTCAAATTAATGGCAatggctacgcagcggacaaaatggcccgcccATGCCATGCCTTCCCTTTTCCATGCCCCCATGACATACGATCCCCGTCCCCTCAAACGGTCCAATCACTGGGCGATGCGCAGGGTATAAGTCTTgagcattaaaattttatttttattattaacttTTACATTTTATTCAAACTTGTGTAAAAATTTAAAGTTatagtttgaattaaatttttacacAAGTAAAAATTTCACATaagtaaaaatttaattcaaattatAACTTTTTGCTCAAATTTATTTGTGTAATTTTCTCTCAAGAATGACATCTTCTAAAGTTCAATCTTCCAatattaaacaaattaaatttctCAAGAATGACATCTTCTAAAGTTcaatcttcttttattcttaatatttttagaataattaaacatataatatatgattataacatttatatatataaattcaaaaataattatacttattaagaacttcttacttttaatgtttttaatatgtaatttttaaaaataaaataataatattattaaaatttaaattaatatatatcttAAAAACACAATATATTATGGATGTTTTAGTTCATAAtaactattaaaataaataaatacaaattaacattaaaaattaaacagatgacttattattaaaaaaataaatatataatttaaaaattaaactattatttatctaatgtattttaaaaagttataaaataatgatattaaaatttacatatatattaaaatcaaataattatatattataatacaattgtattaaaataaataaaaataaaaaacttaaatatataacttattattaaaataataatttaataaaaataaaacaataaaaagaaaaaataaataaaacataaaaacataaacaataaaaataaaattttaaaagaagttaaaacttaaaacaatataaattaaaacattaaaggttaataataaaaataaaattttaatgctcATCAAGACTTATACACCTTGCGGAGAGCCCAGTACAGTGATGTACGGTTTGATTGGACCGTTTGAGGGGACGGGGTTGTATGGCATGGGGGCATGGAAGAGGGAAGGCATGGCATGGACGGACCGTTTTGTCCATTGCGTAGCCATTGTGTATGGCATGGGGGTATGGAAGAGGGAAGGCATGGCATGGACGGACCATTTTGTCCGCTGCCTAGCCATTGCCCAAATGGCAAATGGATAGCCTGGTAGTTTTGGTTATAAATAAGAGAAGGCTTATAAAATATTTGGTGATGATCTGGTGCAGCTGTCATCACAAGGGGATACGCATGACGAAATTGACTTCGAGTTCCTCGGTAATCTGTCTGGAGATCCCTATATTATGCACACCAATATTTTTTCTAATGGAAAAGGTAACCGCGAGCAGCAATTCTACCTCTGGTTTGACCCCACAGCAGACTTTCACAAGTACTCTGTGACATGGAACCCACATCAGATTTTGTATGTAGCCACAATATTGCTCTTTCTCGCCTTTACTTGACCTTTGCAATCTTAAAGACATGctcataattataattattaacgaCTAATATACCGGTGGTAATGTGCAGGTTTTCTGTGGACGGAATTCCGGTGAGAGTGTTCAAGAACAGCGAACATTTGGGTGTGCCATATCTAAATAATCAATCGATGAGAATTTATTCGAGCCTGTGGAATGCAGACGATTGGGCAACCAGAGGCGGTGCAGTGAAGATTAACTGGAGCAAATCCCCCTTTGTCGCCTCTTACCGAAATTTTAATGCTCGGACTTGCAGTAAGTCTATTGATTGCTCTACAAATTCTTGGCATAGTGAAGCAGCATTGGATTCGAGTAAAGGGCAGAAGCTTCAATGGGTTCGTAAGAATTACATGATTTATGATTACTGTTCGGACACGAAAAGGTTTCCACAGGGCCTTCCTGCTGAATGCACTCACTAGACGTCCATATGATTTCAAACATGAATGGCCTGTCCACAGAACAGAGAAGATTCTGCCAATTCTTTATTAATGTGTCACTCCAATTATTTCGATCTTTCATTCTTTATAGAGTAATAAGCCTCTATGAGCCACTGATTATTCTATAACATTTTCATGTCCAATCGATCGTTTTCAATTAATCTCATATTTCCAAAGTTATACAGAACTGATGGTTGAAACATGGTGTTTTTTAAACCGTAAATGGTATAACATTTGGTGATAGTTTTCAATTTAACTTTCTCTAATGGGCGTCAACTTGGTTTTGTTAAATAAAAAGGATTAAATTATATTAAGGAAAGAAAACTTACCTTCCTTTGCAGTATAATGACTTTCAAATAGCCATAGCTATCAGTAAAGCTACAAGGAAAAATCCAAAGTGGTATCAGAAAATAGAACATAAAAAGAGGTACATAATCTATGTTAAGATCGGATTCTTAATATAACATAAAATGAAGGGATTAGGCCAGGTCTTCATGAAGCAACTGAAAGAGTACCTTGGTTCTAGCCAAGGGTAAAGAAGCCTAGTTAATGCCATCCACTTATTAATATTCCATATTTTTAATGAATCAGTCCGCTCTCTCAAATATGAGAaaatgaaatagaaaattaggaactaGACATAAAATTCACTTAATAATGAACGCAAATGATCATAAAAGATTGTTAGAAATCTCTTTATTCAAAAGAGTACTCAAAATCATAGAATCTAACTTACAAATCAAACTGATCCCCGAACCATTTTACGGAAGATTTGGGTGCACAAAATAATGCTATAAGATTGAGTATCCACTCTTTAGCTCAACATTCAACAATCATTTCAGAAATCACCTATTGTCTTCAAAGATTTGAGAtgttgaaatttttatttatttttgtcatttttgcacTCCTTTAGCCTTAATCTGAGTGAAGTGCTTGATATAAGAtagtatttatatatttttattttctaattgtTTTAATCTTATATTTTTTGTGCATAGTAGTTGAATTTTTTCTTAAATATGgtaattttgattatttttaataaaGAAATATAATAGTAGTACAAATATTTCAACTATACATTCAACATTTACAATCCAATTTGAAATCTGTAAAACTCATTAGATAATGGTACAAGGTTATCTAATAACTTTGAGAAAGTGTTTTGGCCTATGGCAGACAAAAATAGAACTGATCTTTTTCGTACATCCCAAAACtaacatatatatagaaaaatgcTATAGTACATCTTATCAAGTTatagaatttgaagaagcattataGTTAACTCCTTCCATTCAACATGACTATGATAGATTTTTGTATAGATCTactacacatataaatatattctAGGTATGTTTTTCTAGCTATTTTGGGATACCACCCAATTATTCTCAACCCACCTACTCCCTTAAGGAGACACTCTTCAACCACTTTTTACTGCAATCTCCTATTAAAAAAACAAAGCACTTTATGATCAATTCCATCCCACTGAATCTCCACATTTATCCTCTTTGGAATTGCAATTCTTTTTCTAAACACAATGTCATCTCAAATAGGAGGAAAGTATGTACACCTAAAATAAAAAgtacattaccatttttgaaactTAACATCCTATTTTAATGACAATCTTATCATATAAACACCCAATAACTAgatgcattgtatttgtcaattgATAAGTACTTATCCTCTAACATTATCTCCATCATCCCATTAAtttaataaatcatatttatttgacTAAACTAAAATTATGCATCTATTTCTcgtaaatgattaaataatataattatttgattaaatatctTAAATCCACAAATCATAGTCTAATCCCCTACTATAGGATAATAatttcaatccaaaattcaaaattaaaataaatataagtaACCAATACAAATTCAAACTAATATATCTCTAGTCATAATTAACCATAATTCACATTAACTTGTAATCCCCGTCATCCATCTAATAAAGTCAATACAATCAAGCAAAAATATGTTTCCATCCTAAACTACTTTTAACCATCCATTTATCCTTGATAGATATATAAATCAAACAAATCTCCAATCCATTCTAAGGTAGAGTTGGGTAAAAAAATAATGCTATACGATTGAGCACAAACTCTTTAGTTCAACATTCAACAATCACTTGGATAAATCACCTATGATCTTCAAAGGTTTGTGATGGTAAAATCACtatttattttttccatttttttgcattttgttaGCCCTAATCTAAGTGCAATTCTTTATATgagataatatttatattttttttaatttcctaatGGTTTAATCTTGTATTTTGTTGTGCATAGTAGTTAAAAATTTCTTAAATATGACAATTTTGATTCTTtctaataaagatatttaatattaatataaatatctcAATTATACATTCAACATCTACAATCCAAACTGAAATCTACAAATAATTGTTAAATAATGATACAAGGTTCCTCGATAATTTTGAGAAAGTGTTTTTCTCTATGAtagaaaattataaataatatatttcatATGTCCCCAACCtaatagattaatataagtgatgAAAAATACTATAGTACATCTTATCAAGTTATACAATTGAAAGAAGCATTATAGTTAAATCCTTTCATTCAATGTGACTTTAATAGAATTTTGAATGATCTACCGCAAATAAAAAATTAGGTATGTTTTTATATCCAACCTCTATCATCCATTTCCATAACTAATTGTATtctataataaataataataagtcTTTCATCCCAAAAGGAAGATAGTAAGGTTATTTATTTTGTGTGCATAGTCAATAGCAAGTGTAGAACATATTAAAGTAGGTTTATACAGAGTACACATACCACCATAACAAGCATCAATTATGACATACCTTTCAAGCTAGTGAATCATTCTAGCTTCATGTATAGAGAAAAATATTACTAGGATTTTACCATAATCTTTATCTACATTAGTAGAATCTCAATTATGTCACCAAGCAAGTATGAGACAATTTCTTTTAGATTGATCTTATTTCTTACTTTAATTTTCATCTGATCTTCAAAACATAATTCTTGCACCATTACTTTACATCTTTATTGGATGAATCATATGtcacaaaaatattttgtagaaattaTATATTAATCTAAATTTTATAGCATTCTAGTATAACTAGATCAATTCATTGATTCCAAAATCAAATAGACATATCAATAGGAAATCTCTCTCCTCTAGATCACTAAAGCAAGTCAAGCTTTCTCCTAAGAAATATGGTTTAGAAAGTGTAGGTTTCCAAATTGCTTCCATATGTTTTGTTACAATCACATGCAATGGCACATTTCTCTTTAGGGAGGGATAATTGATTGAGGAGGATCTAGGTCACTAAATCCTATCACAAATCTCAAATATTGGTCTTAAATCATTATTGTTTAATTAGTAGGTCCCTTTGTTAGTCAATACCCATATGTCATAGGTCATAAGTGCTGAGTTGATTTATACAATTGTATAGAAATTTAGAACCATGATCAAAAAGTTATGGCATTGTTTTGTTCCTATCATAATTTAATCTTCCCTCTCTGTATATTATGTGTATAGCTATTCTTTGTAGTTATGCATTTGGACATGTTAAAAACATTCACAAACATATTATATAAAGTTACAAGCATAAAAAATATGTTTTCTCAAAAATATTGTATAGAAATAACATAGTACAACTGTGTGATTTAGTTCTACATGTGTTGTCAAATGTTTTCTTTGTTTAACCTTGTTGATCTTtttcatatatatgcatatatgtatatatagatagataAATGTTTGTGTATGCATAAATTATTTCTACACATAACTTAATTGAATCTATTTAATGCATTTGCCCATTGAGTTGTTTTTGGAAACTATATATAAATGTTAACTTGTAAAATTCTCACACATAAGAACAAATACCAAGTGACATTCCTACAACTACATCCTTATGCACCTTACAAAATTCCTAAGAATCTCTTATCCAATTGACCAATTTGCAACTTTATTGCTTGAGTGTAGAAAATCAACTACCTTAAATTGTGAGAGGAAATATGTATTGATTAGATTAATAATTAGACCACTTTTCCTaaggaaaaaagtaaaaatataaactgaaatattaatctaattaatattatttaactaatttgATTTAGATTATAACGAGGAAGTATATATGCTACTAATACAAATAAGGTGAAGAAGGGCATCTTAAATTTGCGATGGTAATAATTTATATGACAAATTTAAAACTTACAATCATGAAGGAAGCAATCTAATTATAAAAAAATCCtctaaataaaaaaatagaattattcTGTTAATTGAAAGACctaaaaatttttttaaaaacaaatgatagaatactgcaataaaataataatgataaacaattgagattaaAATAAGGTTAGAAATACAAATGCAAAGATTAAGTCATTGAATCTTGAAAagtaaatcaaaagcaacatatgCATGAGATCATATGGTGAGGAAGTGTATGACATTATTATATTTTGCATCTTTATTAACATTTCTGTTGGTCTCTCAATCTTCTCACTCTGGCTGGAAACGCCAACAGTAAACGGTCACTTAAAATGTTAGCTACTTGCGGGTTTAACTGCCGATCCCCGAATCAAAAGGTCTCGCAAAAGAAAAGGTAGTTCATATTTATTCAATTGATCGGGATTGCAAACCTTACAAATTAATGTAGCTTAAGAGTAGGCTTAAAAAAATGAATGAATAAAGAATTTCAAATCACATATTCTCGTAATGGTTAATACTTTGAACTCAGTTGAAACCCTGGCGAGTGCATTCAGCAGGAAAACCCTGTGGAAACCTTTTACCATCCGAACAGTAATCGTAAATCATATAGTTCTTGCGCACCCACTGAAGTTTCTGTTCCTCATTTGATTCCAATGCCTCTGCAGCGTACCATGAATTCACAGAGCAATCAGAGGAGGCAGAGCATGACTCTGCTTTGAAATTTCCATAAGACGCCACAAATGGCGATTTGCTCCAATCGATCTTCACTGCACCGCCTCTGGTTGCCCAATCGTCTGCGTTCCACAGGCTCGAATATATTCTCATCGCTTGATTCTTCGGATATGAAACGCCCAAATCCTCGCTGTTCTTGAACACTCTCACCGGAGTTCCATCCACAGAAAACCTGCACAGTATCAGAAATACACATTATAACTACAATAATGATGTTAAATGTAGAGTGCCAGGCCAAAGAGGGCATTCACAAGTTGATTTGAAATTGCAGGGACAATATTAACATTACTTACATAATTTGTTCGGGATTCCAGAGCAAGGAGTAAGTGTGGAAGTCTGCGGTGGGGTCAAACCAGAGGTAGAATTGCTGCTCGCGATTGCCTTTGCCCTGTGAGAAAACATTAGTGTGCATAATGTAGGGATCTCCAGACAGATTTCCCAGAAACTCAAAGTCTATTTCATCGTGTGTATTCCCTTGTGACGAGAGCTGCACCAATCCATCACCATTTTATTAGATCATACTCAACTTCTTACTACAATACTGCTATGATCACTGCTAATATCAGTACTAAGGAATGAATTGGAGGGAGTGACTTACATAGATGCAGTAACAGTACCGGCTGAGTTACCACGAACCAGCTTGATTTGCGTATCAATTTTGCCAAAAAGATATTCGTTCTTGGATTGGAACCCAGAACCTGTTTCAATACAGCAGAGGCAGGGGAGTATATAAGCATCAGTTCAGCATACTAGTAAAATCATATAAATGAAGTAGACCAAAGAGATGAATATACCTGAGGACTGATCGAGAGTAAGCTGCAAGCGTTGGCCA
This window harbors:
- the LOC131032088 gene encoding xyloglucan endotransglucosylase protein 1-like, whose amino-acid sequence is MHIKLVAGNSAGTVTAYYLSSQGDTHDEIDFEFLGNLSGDPYIMHTNIFSNGKGNREQQFYLWFSVDGIPVRVFKNSEHLGVPYLNNQSMRIYSSLWNADDWATRGGAVKINWSKSPFVASYRNFNARTCSKSIDCSTNSWHSEAALDSSKGQKLQWVRKNYMIYDYCSDTKRFPQGLPAECTH